The following proteins are encoded in a genomic region of Glycine max cultivar Williams 82 chromosome 18, Glycine_max_v4.0, whole genome shotgun sequence:
- the LOC121174050 gene encoding putative disease resistance protein At4g19050 produces the protein MNALTLLDLSENYGLTSLPKSLSKLRSLTSLVLRECRQLEYIPPLGDLQALSRLDISRCDSILRVPEGLQNLINLKWLDLLQNENSTVKLIAGRVLAGLSNMQYLDLRSWSGIKVEDVKGMTKLECFAGSFLDQDNYNRYVQEIQDTGYGPQTYIIYFGKFKTATPGFCEDSIYVKFKLRRVWFGDCDELPYLLPTDLAELCVGHNNQWECLCAALSSNGSLSLEDIYIHNCTNLKSLFCLCFSLCTNIQSLKSLELDFLESLTAICKEHIVDLTQSLSLSGVFSQLQRFSIHECHAIEMLLTTELVPQLRNLEFISVWNCQSMKEIFAVSYSGGDDDSFTITLPKLNTLELGFLPQFVQRNFSLCI, from the coding sequence ATGAATGCTCTAACACTACTTGATCTATCTGAAAATTATGGGTTAACATCTTTGCCAAAGTCGCTGTCTAAGTTGAGGTCTCTTACTTCTTTAGTGCTCCGTGAATGTCGTCAATTGGAATATATACCTCCACTGGGAGATCTACAAGCATTGTCCAGATTGGACATTTCACGATGTGATTCGATCCTCCGAGTACCGGAAGGCTTGCAAAATCTAATAAACTTGAAATGGCTTGATCTGTTGCAGAATGAGAATTCAACGGTGAAATTGATAGCAGGACGTGTACTGGCCGGTTTGAGCAATATGCAATATCTGGATCTCCGCAGTTGGTCAGGTATAAAAGTAGAAGATGTAAAAGGGATGACTAAGCTTGAATGTTTTGCAGGAAGCTTTCTCGATCAGGATAACTACAACCGTTATGTGCAAGAAATTCAGGACACTGGTTATGGACCTCAAACCTATATTATCTATTTTGGAAAATTTAAGACTGCCACGCCTGGTTTTTGTGAGGATTCTATTTATGTTAAATTCAAGCTTCGAAGGGTATGGTTTGGAGATTGTGATGAATTGCCCTATTTACTGCCAACAGACCTTGCGGAATTATGTGTAGGTCACAATAATCAATGGGAATGCTTATGTGCTGCTCTGTCATCTAATGGTTCTCTTTCATTGGAGGATATTTACATTCATAATTGCACAAATTTGAAGAGCTTGTTCTGtttatgtttttccttatgcACTAATATCCAAAGTCTCAAATCTTTGGAACTTGATTTCTTGGAAAGTTTAACTGCCATCTGCAAGGAGCATATTGTTGATTTAACACAATCTTTGTCTTTGAGCGGGGTGTTTTCTCAACTCCAGAGGTTTTCTATCCACGAATGCCATGCAATAGAGATGTTGCTGACAACAGAGTTAGTGCCACAACTTCGAAACCTGGAGTTTATATCCGTATGGAACTGCCAGTCAATGAAGGAGATATTTGCAGTGAGTTACAGCGGTGGTGATGATGATAGTTTCACCATTACACTTCCCAAGTTGAACACTTTGGAATTGGGGTTTCTACCACAATTTGTGCAAAGGAATTTTAGTCTGTGCATCTGA
- the LOC100803601 gene encoding protein CROWDED NUCLEI 1 encodes MFTPQRVWSGWSLTSNRSGVRGGTGSGSDLGPNSGDGASTKGKGVALVENGGNLDREVLVERVSSLEKELYEYQFNMGLLLIEKKEWNSKYTELSQDLVEVKDALDREKAAHLIALSEAEKREENLRKALGVEKECVLDLEKALREMRSEHAKIKFTADSKLAEANALVASIEEKSLEVEAKLRSADAKFAEISRKSSEFDRKSLDLESQESALRRDRLSFIAEQEAHESTLSKQREDLREWEKKLQEGEERLAKGQRIINEREQRANENDRLCRQKEKDLEEAQKKIDATNVTLRNKEDDVNNRFANITLKEKEYDSLRINLDIKEKELSAWEEKLNAREKVEMQKLLDEQNTILDVKKQEFEVELDEKRKSFEDGLKNKLVEVEKKEAEITHAEEKVVKREQALGKKAEKLKEKEIEYEQKVKALKEKEKLIKSEEKSLETEKRKIESEREELLTHKAEVEKIRANNEEELLRINEEIDRLKVTEEERSEYLRLQSQLKHEVDQYRHQKELLLKEAEDLRQQKETFEREWDELDLKRTDVEKELKSVVQQKEELLKLQQYEEEKLKNEKQDTQAYVQRELETLKLAKESFAAEMELEKSSLAEKALSERNQMLLDFELQKKELEADMHNQLEQKEKDLIERKKLFEEKRESELNNINFLREVANREMDEMKLQRSKSEKEKQEADENKKHLERQRMEMQEDIDVLVDLNRKLKNQREEFIVERRRFIEFVEKLRSCQNCGEMISEFVLSDLQSSVDIENLEVPSHPKLAADIVQGVSNENLASSRQNTGVSPATDPKSPVSGGTVSWLRKCTSKIFKISPIRKIESEDSGTLRDVVTLSVEKTNVEDSPGRIPDAENEAELSFAVVNDSFDVQRVQSGNDIVEVEADHEPSVENLNNVDSKAPEDLQAPDSKVGQQKSRKGGGRPRVKRTHTVKAVIKEARGILGESAEALPGESVDDHENEFPNGNAEDSANVNSESQKPSNRRIPANVRKRNRVQTSSQMTVSGHGGDASEGHSDSLIPGQRKRRRQKAAAPPAQTAGESRYNLRRPKIGATTSSVRAMSGGGKESQGEVDRVKDTGEGIVDSKTSHSHSVGITNENGGSIHLEQSLKGAETRDGYGGDTIGTFVNNMALSEEVNGTADDVEENDAEYRSESHGEDAAGGVENEDDEDYLQPGEASIGKKLWNFFTT; translated from the exons ATGTTTACGCCGCAGAGGGTTTGGTCGGGCTGGTCCCTGACTTCGAACAGGAGCGGGGTTCGGGGCGGAACCGGGTCGGGTTCCGATTTGGGTCCGAATTCGGGAGATGGAGCGAGCACGAAGGGAAAAGGTGTCGCGCTTGTTGAGAATGGTGGGAACTTGGATCGCGAAGTTTTGGTTGAGAGGGTTTCCAGCCTCGAGAAAGAG CTTTATGAGTACCAATTCAATATGGGACTGCTCTTGATTGAGAAAAAAGAGTGGAATTCTAAGTATACTGAACTAAGTCAAGATTTAGTAGAAGTGAAGGATGCTCTAGATCGAGAAAAAGCTGCTCATTTAATTGCTCTATCCGAGGCAGAGAAGCGAGAAGAGAATCTGAGGAAGGCCTTGGGTGTTGAGAAAGAGTGTGTGCTTGAT CTTGAGAAGGCTCTGCGAGAAATGCGGTCAGAGCAtgccaaaattaaatttacagcGGACTCAAAGTTGGCTGAAGCAAATGCTTTAGTAGCTAGCATCGAAGAGAAGTCTTTAGAAGTAGAAGCCAAATTACGTTCTGCTGATGCCAAATTTGCAGAAATCAGCAGAAAGAGTTCAGAGTTTGATAGGAAATCACTAGACCTTGAGTCTCAAGAATCTGCACTTCGAAGGGATCGATTATCCTTCATTGCAGA GCAAGAAGCACATGAGAGTACATTGTCTAAGCAGAGAGAGGACTTGCGGGAATGGGAAAAGAAACTACAGGAGGGTGAAGAGAGGCTGGCCAAGGGTCAAAGAATTATCAACGAAAGAGAGCAAAGGGCTAATGAGAATGACAGACTATGCAGACAGAAAGAAAAGGACCTTGAAGAGGCACAGAAGAAGATTGATGCAACTAATGTAACACTGAGAAATAAAGAAGATGATGTGAACAATAGGTTTGCGAATATTACTCTAAAAGAGAAG GAATATGATTCTCTGAGAATAAACTTGGATATCAAAGAGAAGGAGTTATCTGCATGGGAGGAAAAGCTCAATGCTAGAGAAAAA GTTGAGATGCAGAAACTTCTTGATGAACAAAATACTATTCTTGATGTGAAGAAGCAGGAGTTTGAGGTGGAATtggatgagaaaagaaaatccTTTGAAGATGGATTGAAGAATAAATTGGTGGAAGTGGAAAAGAAGGAGGCTGAAATCACTCACGCGGAGGAGAAAGTTGTGAAACGGGAACAAGCCTTGGGAAAGAAAGCAGAGAAgcttaaagagaaagaaatagagTATGAACAAAAAGTCAAAGCTTTGAAGGAAAAGGAGAAGTTAATTAAATCTGAGGAAAAAAGTTTGGAAACtgagaaaaggaaaatagaaagtGAGAGAGAGGAATTGCTCACACataaggctgaagttgagaaaaTAAGAGCTAACAATGAAGAAGAGTTGTTGAGGATAAATGAAGAGATTGATCGACTTAAAGTGACTGAGGAGGAGAGGTCTGAATATCTGCGCTTGCAGTCTCAATTGAAGCATGAAGTTGATCAGTACAGACACCAGAAAGAGCTACTTCTGAAGGAAGCTGAAGACTTAAGGCAACAGAAAGAGACTTTTGAAAGAGAATGGGATGAGCTAGATCTGAAGAGAACAGATGTTGAGAAAGAGCTGAAAAGTGTGGTTCAACAGAAAGAAGAACTATTAAAACTACaacaatatgaagaagaaaagttaAAGAATGAGAAGCAGGACACACAGGCGTATGTGCAAAGGGAGTTAGAAACTCTTAAGTTGGCTAAAGAGTCATTTGCTGCAGAAATGGAGTTGGAGAAGTCAAGCCTAGCTGAAAAAGCTCTAAGTGAGAGAAACCAAATGCTTCTGGATTTTGAGCTGCAGAAAAAGGAACTTGAAGCTGATATGCATAATCAGTTAGAGCAGAAGGAAAAAGATTTGATAGAGAGAAAGAAGTTATTTgaggaaaaaagagagagtgaattAAACAATATTAACTTCTTGAGAGAAGTAGCTAATAGAGAAATGGATGAAATGAAGCTTCAAAGAAGCAAGTCAGAGAAGGAGAAACAAGAAGCTGATGAGAATAAAAAGCATCTTGAAAGGCAAAGGATGGAAATGCAAGAGGACATAGATGTACTTGTTGACCTCAACAGGAAGCTGAAAAATCAGCGGGAAGAATTTATTGTGGAAAGACGACGCTTTATTGAGTTTGTTGAGAAACTTCGGAGTTGCCAGAACTGTGGGGAAATGATCTCTGAATTTGTGCTTTCTGATTTACAATCCTCTGTTGACATTGAGAACTTAGAAGTGCCTTCTCATCCAAAATTAGCAGCTGATATTGTACAGGGAGTTTCTAACGAAAATTTAGCTTCTTCAAGGCAAAATACTGGAGTGTCTCCTGCAACTGATCCTAAGTCACCTGTTTCTGGTGGCACTGTCTCTTGGCTACGTAAATGCACCTctaagatttttaaaatctcCCCAATTAGGAAGATTGAATCTGAAGATTCTGGTACTTTAAGAGATGTTGTGACTTTGTCTGTTGAGAAAACTAATGTGGAAGATTCACCAGGAAGAATTCCTGATGCTGAAAATGAAGCAGAGTTGTCATTTGCTGTTGTAAATGATTCTTTTGATGTTCAGAGGGTACAATCTGGCAATGATATCGTCGAGGTTGAAGCTGACCATGAACCTTCAGTTGAAAACCTGAACAATGTTGACAGTAAGGCACCAGAAGATTTGCAGGCTCCTGATTCAAAGGTTGGGCAGCAGAAATCCCGCAAGGGAGGGGGAAGACCCAGAGTAAAGCGTACGCACACTgtgaaagctgtcatcaaagagGCCAGGGGTATACTTGGGGAATCTGCTGAAGCATTACCTGGGGAATCTGTGGATGATCATGAGAATGAGTTTCCAAATGGAAATGCTGAGGATTCTGCCAATGTGAATTCTGAAAGTCAGAAACCATCCAATAGAAGAATACCAGCGAATGTCAGGAAGCGAAACCGGGTTCAAACATCATCTCAAATGACTGTAAGTGGGCATGGTGGCGATGCCAGTGAAGGACATTCTGATAGTCTAATTCCAGGACAGCGCAAGAGAAGGCGACAGAAGGCTGCTGCTCCCCCCGCACAAACTGCTGGTGAATCAAGATATAATTTGAGACGACCCAAAAT tggagcaacaacttcaTCTGTTAGAGCTATGTCTGGTGGTGGCAAAGAAAGTCAGGGAGAGGTTGATCGTGTAAAAGATACAGGAGAGGGGATTGTTGACTCAAAAACTTCTCATTCACATTCGGTGGGCATTACTAATGAGAATGGTGGAAGCATACATCTTGAGCAG TCTCTGAAAGGTGCGGAGACAAGGGACGGTTATGGTGGTGATACCATCGGGACCTTTGTCAACAATATGGCCTTGAGTGAGGAGGTGAACGGAACAGCAGATGATGTGGAGGAGAATGATGCTGAGTATAGGAGTGAATCCCATGGGGAAGATGCTGCTGGTGGAGTTGAGAATGAGGATGACGAAGATTACCTGCAACCCGGTGAAGCTTCAATAGGGAAGAAGCtttggaatttttttacaacataA
- the LOC102664399 gene encoding probable disease resistance protein At4g27220 — protein MGGVGKTFLATYMENEINRKGTFKHVFWINVSHDFSIFKLQHDIAETIGVKLNRDDERTRATILSLALETREKTVIILDDVWKYIDLQNVGIPLKVNEEEEAWELFLLKLGHRGTPATLPPHLLEIARSVVMKCNGLPLGISVMARTMKGENDIRRWRHALNNLEKSEMGEEMKEEVLTVLKRSYDNLIEKVMQNCFLFCALLPSIRQEELVMMLVQSGLLNGKRSLEEIFDEGHVIVDKLMDHSLLFDEIEVLRMHGLEWTVDLEVVSLAGNEIEEIPEGTSPHCPP, from the exons ATGGGCGGAGTGGGGAAAACATTCCTAGCAACTTACATGGAGAATGAGATTAATAGAAAGGGAACTTTCAAGCATGTCTTCTGGATCAATGTTTCCCATGATTTCAGCATTTTCAAGTTGCAACATGACATTGCGGAAACAATAGGGGTTAAACTTAACAGAGATGATGAGAGAACTAGAGCAACAATTTTGTCATTGGCTTTGGAGACAAGAGAAAAAACAGTAATTATTTTGGATGATGTTTGGAAATATATTGATCTGCAAAATGTGGGGATTCCTCTTAAAGTGAATG aagaagaagaagcttggGAGTTATTTTTGCTAAAACTTGGACACCGTGGAACGCCTGCAACACTTCCCCCTCATCTACTTGAGATTGCAAGATCTGTTGTGATGAAATGCAATGGTTTACCACTTGGAATCAGTGTGATGGCTCGGACCATGAAAGGGGAAAATGACATCCGTCGGTGGAGACATGCATTGAATAATCTTGAGAAATCAGAaatgggagaagagatgaaGGAAGAAGTCCTAACCGTACTAAAACGTAGCTAtgacaatttaattgaaaaGGTCATGCAAAACTGTTTCTTATTCTGTGCACTGTTACCTAGCATTAGACAAGAGGAGTTGGTTATGATGCTTGTCCAGAGTGGGTTGTTAAATGGAAAGAGGAGTTTGGAGGAAATATTTGATGAGGGGCATGTCATAGTGGATAAACTCATGGACCATTCTTTATTGTTCGATGAAATTGAGGTTTTACGAATGCATGGTCTG GAATGGACAGTTGATTTAGAGGTAGTTTCTTTGGCAGGTAACGAGATAGAAGAAATCCCAGAGGGCACATCACCTCATTGTCCACCTTGA